A single window of Gossypium hirsutum isolate 1008001.06 chromosome A10, Gossypium_hirsutum_v2.1, whole genome shotgun sequence DNA harbors:
- the LOC107924965 gene encoding E3 ubiquitin-protein ligase ATL41, which produces MGSEDDDHNTTFGVSRKIMLSAIGSLLGVVMLIIMLHLYARYLLRRQERRRRAALYSPRTDQITPVDISSITELPKSGLDPLVIASLPMFTYKVTTGQVSHDDEESECSVCLGTITEESMVRLLPNCKHIFHVQCIDTWLGSHTTCPICRTVVEQMVQSENFELDNRVQPTAPPLEQKDSEPSGSGSRFDSFRRMLGRERSSNRIQSCENNEIFDSVQDLERQ; this is translated from the coding sequence ATGGGTTCAGAAGATGATGATCATAACACAACATTTGGTGTCAGCCGCAAGATCATGCTGTCGGCAATCGGCTCTTTACTCGGCGTTGTGATGCTCATTATCATGCTCCATCTCTATGCGAGGTATCTTCTTAGACGCCAAGAAAGGAGACGCCGAGCTGCCCTTTACTCCCCTAGAACCGATCAAATCACACCGGTTGATATAAGTTCCATCACCGAACTGCCCAAGTCGGGACTCGACCCTTTAGTCATAGCTTCATTGCCGATGTTCACATACAAGGTAACCACCGGTCAGGTCAGTCATGATGATGAGGAGTCAGAATGCTCTGTTTGTTTAGGAACCATCACGGAGGAGTCCATGGTTAGGCTTTTACCCAATTGTAAACACATATTTCATGTGCAATGCATAGATACATGGCTTGGGTCACACACAACATGTCCCATATGTCGCACTGTGGTTGAACAGATGGTCCAATCGGAGAACTTCGAGTTAGACAATAGGGTTCAACCCACAGCTCCTCCTTTAGAACAAAAAGATAGTGAACCATCGGGATCAGGGTCAAGATTTGATTCTTTTAGGAGGATGCTTGGTAGAGAAAGATCATCAAATAGAATTCAAAGTTGCgaaaataatgaaatatttgaTAGTGTTCAAGATTTAGAGAGGCAATAA